In Streptantibioticus cattleyicolor NRRL 8057 = DSM 46488, a genomic segment contains:
- a CDS encoding 5-oxoprolinase subunit C family protein: protein MSGPACTVVRAGLLTTVQDLGRPGHAHLGVPHSGALDRPAHRLANRLVGNLEDAATLETTLTGCALRVHRAAVVAVTGAPCPVTVDGRPAPWGAAVRVPAGAVLEVGRATAGVRSHVAFGGGIDVVPVLGSRSTDVLSGLGPAPLRDGDVLPLGACHAAPPPVDCVPQPGPAPELVLPVLLGPRHDWFAAAALRTLAAGGYRVSAASNRIGLRTEGPALERSRDGELPSEGMVLGAIQVPPDGRPVLFLADHPTTGGYPVIGVVPRRHLPAAAQAAPGTPVRFTPAG, encoded by the coding sequence GTGAGCGGGCCGGCGTGCACCGTGGTCCGCGCCGGGCTGCTCACCACGGTGCAGGATCTGGGGCGGCCCGGCCACGCCCACCTCGGGGTGCCGCACTCCGGCGCCCTCGACCGGCCCGCGCACCGGCTCGCCAACCGCCTCGTCGGCAACCTGGAGGACGCCGCGACGCTGGAGACGACGCTCACCGGCTGCGCGCTGCGGGTGCACCGCGCCGCCGTGGTGGCGGTCACCGGCGCGCCCTGCCCGGTCACCGTCGACGGCCGCCCGGCCCCCTGGGGCGCCGCGGTACGGGTGCCGGCCGGCGCCGTGCTGGAGGTCGGCCGGGCCACGGCCGGCGTCCGCAGCCATGTCGCCTTCGGCGGCGGGATCGACGTCGTCCCCGTGCTCGGCAGCCGCTCCACCGACGTGCTCTCCGGACTGGGCCCGGCCCCGCTGCGCGACGGTGACGTGCTGCCGCTCGGCGCCTGTCACGCCGCTCCGCCGCCGGTGGACTGCGTTCCGCAGCCCGGTCCGGCTCCGGAACTGGTGCTCCCGGTGCTGCTCGGTCCACGCCACGACTGGTTCGCCGCCGCCGCGCTGCGCACCCTGGCGGCGGGCGGATACCGCGTCTCGGCGGCGAGCAACCGCATCGGCCTGCGCACCGAGGGACCGGCGCTGGAACGCTCCCGGGACGGCGAACTGCCCAGCGAGGGCATGGTGTTGGGGGCCATCCAAGTACCCCCCGACGGCCGCCCGGTACTCTTCCTCGCCGACCACCCCACCACCGGCGGCTACCCCGTGATTGGCGTCGTCCCCCGCCGCCACCTCCCCGCCGCCGCCCAGGCGGCCCCGGGCACCCCGGTCCGCTTCACACCGGCCGGCTGA
- a CDS encoding GntR family transcriptional regulator encodes MVVHGVVRDGIDLTALGADRGLLGRTSTAERVADILRDRIAEGDLPPGVRLSEEAIGGTLGVSRNTLREAFRLLTRERLLVHRLNRGVFVRVVTVEDLADIYRVRQLVECAAVRGLGAPPYRLDAVEAAVTAGERAARERAWQELSTANIRFHQALAALAGSPRTDELMRAVLAELRLVFHVMDDPRRFHEPYLVRNRHILEALEAGDPAEAERLLAAYLEDSLAQLAGAYAQRVGSV; translated from the coding sequence ATGGTGGTACACGGGGTCGTCCGGGACGGCATCGACCTGACCGCACTCGGGGCGGACCGGGGGCTGCTGGGCCGCACCAGCACCGCGGAGCGGGTGGCGGACATCCTGCGCGACCGGATCGCCGAGGGCGACCTGCCGCCCGGCGTCCGCCTCTCCGAGGAGGCCATCGGGGGCACCCTCGGGGTCTCCCGCAACACCCTGCGGGAGGCGTTCCGCCTGCTCACCCGGGAGCGGCTGCTGGTCCACCGGCTCAACCGCGGCGTCTTCGTCCGCGTGGTGACCGTCGAGGACCTCGCCGACATCTACCGCGTGCGGCAACTGGTCGAATGCGCCGCCGTACGCGGCCTGGGCGCCCCGCCGTACCGGCTCGACGCGGTGGAGGCCGCCGTCACCGCGGGGGAGCGGGCCGCGCGCGAACGGGCCTGGCAGGAGCTGTCGACCGCGAACATCCGGTTCCACCAGGCGCTGGCCGCGCTGGCCGGCAGCCCGCGCACCGACGAGCTGATGCGCGCCGTCCTCGCCGAGCTGCGCCTGGTCTTCCACGTGATGGACGACCCGCGCCGCTTCCACGAGCCCTACCTGGTCCGCAACCGGCACATCCTGGAGGCGCTGGAGGCGGGCGACCCGGCCGAGGCGGAACGGCTGCTCGCGGCGTATCTGGAGGATTCGCTGGCGCAGTTGGCGGGCGCCTACGCGCAGCGCGTGGGGAGCGTCTGA
- a CDS encoding DUF969 domain-containing protein: protein MIVLLGVLVVILGFAAKRHPLLVVGVAGVVTALLGGLSPRAVLAAFGDGFASSRSVTIFVITLPVIGLLERGGLQEQARTLIGRLGKLTTGRFLALYLLLRQLTAAVGLTNIGGPAQSVRPMVAPMAEAAAERRHGPLPERIVERIRSYSSSADTVGVFFGEDCFLAVGSILLITGFVNTTYHTHLEPMQLALWAAPTAVCAFLIHGARLLRLDRTLERQLAAASATQTTAARRTTPEEAK from the coding sequence ATGATCGTTCTGCTCGGCGTCCTGGTGGTGATCCTCGGGTTCGCCGCCAAACGCCATCCCCTCCTGGTGGTCGGCGTGGCCGGTGTGGTCACCGCGCTGCTCGGCGGCCTGTCGCCGCGCGCGGTGCTCGCCGCCTTCGGCGACGGCTTCGCCTCCAGCCGGTCGGTGACCATCTTCGTGATCACCCTCCCCGTCATCGGCCTGCTGGAACGCGGCGGCCTCCAGGAGCAGGCCCGCACCCTGATCGGCCGGCTCGGCAAGCTGACCACCGGCCGGTTCCTCGCCCTGTACCTGCTGCTGCGCCAGCTGACCGCCGCCGTCGGCCTGACCAACATCGGCGGCCCCGCGCAGAGCGTCCGCCCCATGGTGGCGCCGATGGCCGAGGCCGCCGCCGAACGACGCCACGGACCGCTGCCGGAACGGATCGTCGAACGCATCCGCTCCTACAGCTCCAGCGCCGACACCGTCGGGGTCTTCTTCGGCGAGGACTGCTTCCTCGCGGTCGGCTCCATCCTGCTCATCACCGGGTTCGTCAACACCACCTACCACACGCATCTGGAGCCGATGCAGCTCGCGTTGTGGGCCGCGCCGACCGCCGTGTGCGCCTTCCTCATCCACGGCGCCCGGCTGCTGCGGCTCGACCGCACCCTCGAACGCCAGCTGGCCGCCGCCTCCGCGACGCAGACCACCGCGGCCCGCCGCACCACCCCGGAGGAGGCCAAGTGA
- the pxpB gene encoding 5-oxoprolinase subunit PxpB, which translates to MTLRCLPVGEDALLVEAGSGEETEALHAELLRRAAAGTLPEIRDIVPAARTVLLSGLAEPRALAGELTTWTIPPPDRGASALVEIPVRYDGPDLEEVARMWGCSRQEAVRIHSGTEFRVAFCGFAPGFAYLTGLPERYHPPRRATPRTSVPAGSVALAGPYTGVYPRSSPGGWQLLGRTDAVLWDAGRDPAALLAPGSRVRFVPEEAR; encoded by the coding sequence ATGACGCTGCGGTGCCTGCCGGTCGGCGAGGACGCCCTGCTCGTCGAGGCCGGCAGCGGCGAGGAGACCGAAGCGCTCCACGCCGAACTGCTGCGCCGCGCCGCCGCGGGGACGCTCCCCGAGATACGCGACATCGTGCCGGCCGCCCGCACCGTGCTCCTTTCCGGACTGGCCGAACCACGCGCGCTGGCCGGCGAGTTGACCACCTGGACGATCCCGCCGCCGGACCGGGGGGCGAGCGCGCTGGTGGAGATCCCGGTGCGCTACGACGGCCCCGATCTGGAGGAGGTGGCCCGGATGTGGGGGTGCTCCCGGCAGGAGGCGGTACGGATCCACTCCGGCACCGAGTTCCGGGTGGCCTTCTGCGGCTTCGCGCCGGGCTTCGCCTACCTCACCGGGCTCCCGGAGCGCTACCACCCGCCACGCCGGGCGACCCCGCGCACCAGTGTGCCCGCCGGATCGGTCGCGCTGGCCGGACCGTACACCGGCGTCTACCCCCGTTCCTCGCCCGGCGGCTGGCAGTTGCTGGGCCGTACGGACGCGGTGCTGTGGGACGCCGGGCGCGACCCGGCGGCGTTGCTGGCGCCGGGCAGCCGGGTGCGGTTCGTCCCCGAGGAGGCGCGGTGA
- the pcp gene encoding pyroglutamyl-peptidase I: protein MTRVLLTGFEPFGGESVNPSWQAVSAVAADPPAGLETTAVRLPCVFGTALDELRAAVARTDPDLVICVGQAGGRSAVTVERVAVNIDDARIPDNAGGRPIDEPVVPGGPAAYFAPLPVKACVAAIRAEGIPAAVSQTAGTYLCNHVFYGLAHLIATERPTLRGGFVHVPYAPEQVVDRAEPSMPVPTVARALRALLPAAVHTRTDLRVAEGATH from the coding sequence ATGACCCGCGTCCTTCTCACCGGCTTCGAACCCTTCGGCGGCGAGAGCGTCAACCCCTCCTGGCAGGCCGTCTCCGCGGTCGCCGCCGACCCGCCGGCCGGGCTGGAGACCACCGCCGTGCGGCTGCCCTGCGTCTTCGGCACCGCCCTGGACGAGTTGCGCGCCGCCGTCGCCCGTACCGACCCCGACCTGGTGATCTGCGTCGGCCAGGCGGGCGGTCGCAGCGCGGTCACCGTCGAACGCGTCGCGGTCAACATCGACGACGCGCGCATACCCGACAACGCCGGAGGCCGGCCGATCGACGAACCGGTCGTCCCCGGCGGCCCCGCCGCCTACTTCGCCCCGCTCCCGGTCAAGGCGTGCGTCGCCGCGATACGTGCCGAAGGCATCCCGGCCGCCGTCTCCCAGACCGCCGGTACGTACCTGTGCAACCACGTCTTCTACGGGCTGGCCCATCTGATCGCCACCGAACGGCCCACGCTGCGCGGCGGGTTCGTCCACGTCCCCTACGCGCCCGAGCAGGTCGTCGACCGCGCGGAGCCGTCGATGCCGGTGCCGACGGTGGCGCGGGCGCTGCGCGCCCTGCTGCCGGCCGCCGTCCACACCCGCACCGACCTGCGCGTCGCGGAAGGAGCCACCCATTGA
- a CDS encoding DUF979 domain-containing protein, protein MIKVEWFYWLVGAVFVAMAVQMAFDRTNPKRFGSAGFWGLLGLSFCYGTWVVKKSAPAEPLGAAVLVMICLAGFGLTGRGTPRTTTPEQRTASAARLGNRLFVPALTIPVVAVLCASLVKHWSIGGSHLLEPGSETILGLGFGAVAALVVGMVVVRERNPAVPLHAGRGLLESMGWALLLPQLLAVLGSIFQVAGVGTQVGKITEGVLPHGQRFVAVVVYCVGMAVFTIVMGNAFAAFPVMTAAIGWPVLIQQMHGNVPVVLAVGMLAGFCGTLVTPMAANFNLVPAALLELKDQYGPIKAQIPTAGALLVCNIAIIALFAF, encoded by the coding sequence GTGATCAAGGTCGAGTGGTTCTACTGGCTCGTCGGAGCCGTCTTCGTCGCCATGGCCGTCCAGATGGCCTTCGACCGCACCAACCCCAAGCGCTTCGGCTCCGCCGGCTTCTGGGGGCTGCTCGGCCTGTCGTTCTGCTACGGCACCTGGGTGGTGAAGAAGTCCGCCCCGGCCGAACCGCTCGGCGCCGCCGTCCTGGTCATGATCTGCCTGGCCGGGTTCGGACTCACCGGGCGCGGCACCCCCCGTACCACCACCCCCGAGCAGCGCACCGCCTCCGCGGCCCGGCTCGGCAACCGGCTCTTCGTCCCGGCGCTGACCATCCCGGTCGTCGCCGTGCTGTGCGCCTCGCTGGTCAAGCACTGGAGCATCGGCGGCAGCCACCTGCTGGAACCGGGCAGCGAGACCATCCTCGGCCTCGGCTTCGGCGCGGTGGCCGCCCTCGTCGTCGGCATGGTGGTGGTACGCGAACGCAACCCCGCCGTCCCCCTGCACGCCGGACGCGGACTGCTGGAGTCCATGGGGTGGGCGCTGCTGCTGCCGCAGCTCCTCGCGGTCCTCGGCTCGATCTTCCAGGTGGCCGGCGTCGGCACCCAGGTCGGCAAGATCACCGAGGGGGTCCTCCCGCACGGCCAGCGGTTCGTCGCGGTCGTCGTCTACTGCGTCGGCATGGCCGTCTTCACCATCGTCATGGGCAACGCCTTCGCCGCCTTCCCGGTGATGACCGCCGCCATCGGCTGGCCCGTCCTCATCCAGCAGATGCACGGCAACGTCCCCGTCGTCCTCGCCGTCGGCATGCTGGCCGGCTTCTGCGGCACCCTGGTCACCCCCATGGCGGCCAACTTCAACCTGGTGCCCGCCGCCCTGCTGGAGCTGAAGGACCAGTACGGGCCGATCAAGGCCCAGATTCCCACCGCCGGGGCGCTGCTGGTGTGCAACATCGCCATCATCGCGCTCTTCGCCTTCTAG
- a CDS encoding LamB/YcsF family protein has translation MTDTDHRPAADPATGTVAAEDTTAPDTTVSAPVVDLNADLGEGFGRWRLTDDEALLSVVTSANVACGYHGGDPATMRRVCEGAAAHGVAIGAQVSYRDLAGFGRRTMDVPPDELAAEVAYQIGALQVFARAAGSAVRYVKPHGALYNRCVHDDEQARAVVEGVRLAGPGLPVLGLPGSRLHAAAREAGLPVVAEAFADRAYTAAGTLVPRREPGAVVHDPDLVVARALGLARDRRVVSADGTPVEVAARSLCLHGDTPGAAALARRVRAALEAAGVRLGAFA, from the coding sequence ATGACCGACACGGACCACCGGCCCGCGGCCGACCCTGCGACCGGCACCGTCGCCGCCGAGGACACCACCGCCCCGGACACCACCGTCTCCGCGCCCGTCGTCGACCTCAACGCCGACCTCGGCGAGGGGTTCGGCCGCTGGCGGCTCACCGACGACGAGGCCCTGCTGTCCGTGGTGACCAGCGCCAACGTCGCCTGCGGCTACCACGGCGGCGACCCGGCGACGATGCGCCGGGTCTGCGAGGGGGCCGCCGCGCACGGGGTGGCCATCGGCGCCCAGGTCTCCTACCGGGACCTGGCCGGCTTCGGCCGCCGCACGATGGACGTCCCCCCCGACGAACTGGCCGCCGAAGTCGCCTACCAGATCGGCGCGTTGCAGGTCTTCGCCCGCGCCGCCGGAAGCGCCGTGCGGTACGTCAAACCGCACGGCGCGCTGTACAACCGCTGCGTCCACGACGACGAGCAGGCCAGGGCGGTGGTCGAGGGGGTACGCCTGGCCGGCCCCGGACTGCCGGTGCTCGGGCTGCCCGGGTCACGGCTGCACGCTGCGGCGCGGGAGGCCGGACTCCCGGTCGTCGCCGAGGCGTTCGCCGACCGCGCGTACACCGCCGCCGGAACCCTGGTGCCGCGCCGCGAACCCGGTGCCGTGGTGCACGACCCGGACCTCGTGGTGGCCCGCGCCCTCGGGCTCGCCCGGGACCGCCGGGTGGTCTCCGCCGACGGCACGCCGGTGGAGGTGGCGGCGCGCTCGCTGTGTCTGCACGGCGACACCCCGGGCGCCGCCGCCCTGGCCCGCCGGGTCCGCGCCGCGCTGGAGGCCGCGGGGGTGCGGCTGGGGGCGTTCGCATGA